From Rhodococcus sp. B7740:
GGACGTCGAGTATCTCGGCGAGCTGGACGAGCAGGTCCGAGGCATCGGCGTTGATGATGCCGCCGCCGGCCACGATCAACGGGCGCTCGGCCGCGAGGAGCATGTCGATGGCCTTCTCGGCCTGTGCGCGCGAGGCGACGGGCTTGTGCACGGGCAGCGATTGGTAGGTTTCGGGATCGAAGTCGATCTCGGCCAGCTGCACGTCGATGGGCAGGTCGATCAACACCGGTCCCGGACGGCCGGATCGCATCAGGTGGAACGCCTGAGCGAACGCACCGGGAACCTGCGCCGGTTCGAGCACGGTCATCGCCATCTTGGTCACCGGTGCGGCGATCGCCGCGATGTCGACGGCCTGGAAGTCCTCCTTGTGCAGCCGCGCAACCGGGGCCTGGCCGGTGATGGCGAGGATCGGAATCGAGTCGGCCATGGCCGAATACAGCCCGGTGATCATGTCGGTACCGGCCGGGCCGGAGGTTCCGATGCAGATGCCGATATTGCCCGGTGCCGCTCTGGTGAACCCCTCCGCCATGTGCGAGGCACCCTCGACGTGGCGGGCCAGCACGTGGCGGATCCCACCGTGATCGCGCATCGCCGCGTAGAAGGGATTGATGGCCGCACCGGGGAGACCGAATGCGGTTGTGGCATTTTCGAGTTCGAGTATCTTCACTGCGGCATCGGCCGCGCGCATCCTGGGCATATCAGTTTCCCTTACCGGAGAGCCGAGCGACGCCGCGGTACAGCGCCGAATGATCCAGTCCACCATCACCATTGGCGCGGGCCGAGGCCATCAGCTGCGCCAGCACCGCGCCCATCGGGATCACGACCCCCGCCTCACGCGCAGCCGAGGTGACGATGCCGAGATCCTTGTGGTGCAGGTCGATGCGGAACCCGGGCTCGAACGAGCGGTCCAGCATCTTCTGTGCCTTCTGGTTCAGCACTGCCGAGCCGGCGAGGCCGCCGCCGAGAACCTCGACCGACGCTGCCAGGTCGACGCCGTACGCCTCCAGGAACGCGATCGCCTCCGCGAGCACCTGAATGTTGCCTGCCACGATCAGCTGGTTGGCCGCCTTGACGGTCTGACCGGACCCACTCGGACCCACGTGCACGACGGTCTTGCCGACGACGTCGAGAATCGGCTTGGCCGTGGCGAAGTCGTCCGCGCTGCCTCCGACCATGATCGACAGGGTCGCGTTTTCGGC
This genomic window contains:
- a CDS encoding 2-hydroxy-3-oxopropionate reductase; this translates as MSTIAFIGLGIMGSPMSVHLAKAGHQVVGYNLTPDRTGPLVEAGGTAADSIAKAVHDADVIAIMVPDSPDVQDVLVGEGGVFDNARRDALIIDFSSIRPDVTATLAADAISRGFRILDAPVSGGQAGAENATLSIMVGGSADDFATAKPILDVVGKTVVHVGPSGSGQTVKAANQLIVAGNIQVLAEAIAFLEAYGVDLAASVEVLGGGLAGSAVLNQKAQKMLDRSFEPGFRIDLHHKDLGIVTSAAREAGVVIPMGAVLAQLMASARANGDGGLDHSALYRGVARLSGKGN